A window of Ptychodera flava strain L36383 chromosome 1, AS_Pfla_20210202, whole genome shotgun sequence contains these coding sequences:
- the LOC139138413 gene encoding medium-chain acyl-CoA ligase ACSF2, mitochondrial-like, whose protein sequence is MLSITRDMASETSECSVRKLPTFHTVIHLGSDSKPGMIRYEDVMNMGDEEDFKQVRKLRETVDPDDEMMMLCTSGSTGMPKLVVKSHRSSLENAHVYGRHMTNIVNTDIRYMTMSIFSHASAELSTVGGVSHGYTVFVPDSKSDTETLLSLIREECVTVASLTYPSLLDFLKFGKSDILDQSQLQYIITTGNKIPTENFQKARQQLNLNIYTVIGTTETGFVTVNNNIKKFEKIGYPIDHYEIKIIDDYGHIVPRGIIGELCTRSPYIMLRYEDDEEETKSMVDQCGWYHTGDMCKMEEDGCLDIMGRKKEIIIKGTDNIYPVEVDEVLARHPKVKEAKAVGVPDERFIEEVCACVCLEEGEEISVDELLQFLGKFLPEHRVPKYLLFFDSFPSSPIGKILAGELKAKAMEKLGM, encoded by the coding sequence ATGTTGAGCATCACACGGGACATGGCAAGTGAAACAAGCGAATGCAGTGTACGGAAATTACCAACCTTCCACACAGTGATTCACCTTGGCAGTGACAGCAAACCGGGGATGATTCGCTATGAAGATGTGATGAACATGGGAGATGAAGAAGACTTCAAACAAGTTAGAAAATTACGAGAAACCGTTGATCCTGATGACGAAATGATGATGTTATGTACGTCTGGCAGTACGGGCATGCCGAAGTTGGTAGTCAAATCGCATAGGAGTTCTCTTGAGAATGCACATGTGTACGGTAGACACATGACAAATATAGTAAACACGGACATTCGCTACATGACTATGAGCATATTCAGTCATGCAAGTGCTGAACTGTCCACGGTTGGGGGCGTGAGTCATGGTTACACAGTCTTTGTACCAGATTCAAAATCTGACACAGAAACTCTCTTGTCCTTAATAAGGGAAGAATGTGTTACAGTAGCGTCTCTAACGTACCCGTCTCTCTTAGATTTTCTTAAGTTTGGGAAGTCGGATATTCTAGACCAAAGCCAACTGCAATACATCATCACAACTGGAAACAAAATCCCAACTGAGAACTTTCAAAAAGCAAGACAACAACTAAACCTCAACATCTACACAGTAATTGGTACAACTGAAACTGGTTTTGTGACCGTAAATAACAACATCAAGAAGTTCGAGAAAATTGGTTATCCTATAGATCACTACGAAATCAAGATAATCGACGACTATGGTCACATTGTACCACGTGGTATCATCGGTGAATTGTGCACCAGGTCACCTTACATAATGCTGAGGTATGAAGACGATGAAGAAGAAACGAAATCAATGGTAGATCAGTGTGGCTGGTACCATACAGGTGATATGTGTAAAATGGAAGAAGACGGCTGCCTCGATATCATGGGGCGAAAAAAAGAAATCATCATCAAAGGGACAGACAACATTTATCCAGTTGAAGTCGATGAAGTTCTTGCCAGACACCCCAAGGTAAAAGAAGCGAAGGCCGTTGGAGTGCCAGATGAACGGTTCATTGAAGAAGTATGTGCCTGCGTTTGTCTTGAAGAAGGAGAAGAGATCTCCGTAGACGAACTTTTGCAATTCCTTGGAAAGTTTTTGCCAGAACATCGTGTGccaaaatatttattgttctttgaCTCATTCCCAAGTAGCCCTATTGGAAAAATACTTGCTGGAGAACTAAAGGCAAAAGCCATGGAGAAGCTTGGAATGTAG